Genomic window (Sphingobacteriales bacterium):
ATTTCATTACTTGCTTTGCTATTGAGTATTGGCAAGGCATTGTGGTGTCGGTGGTGTCGGCTTTTTTGTCGGCACTTTTTGGAGTACTCAACAAACAATTGGTGCGCAGCTTGCCGCCTGTTACTATTTCGTTGTACGAAATGCTGGCGAGTGTGCTGCTGTTGAGCATAGCGGTTGCAGCTACGCAACAGGTAGTGCTGCCCTGGGAGGTGGCTTGGAGCGATTATTTTTGGCTGCTGATATTGTCGGGCTTATGCACGGTGTATGCCTTTATCGGAATTGTGAGCCTGATGCAACGCCTGTCGGCATATACAATAGTGTTGGCAATTAATATGGAGCCGATATATGCCATTGTATTGGCTGCAATGCTGTTCAAAGATTCGGAGCGGATGGATTGGGGATTTTATGCGGGAGCTTTTATCCTGATTGCAACTATTTTCATGTACCCAATGTTACAGCAAAAAGCAAATCACCTCTCAAAATAATTAAAATGAAACATATTGAATTAGCCGCTCGAATATTTATAGGCTTGGTACTAATCGCCGTATTTACGCTGATTTGGATTTACTTGGGCAATATTGTCATTTATGTATTGCTTGCTGCCCTGTTGGGGCTGATAGGCAGACCCTTTGTACGCTCTTTATGTAATATAAAAATCGGTAAATATCATTTACCTCGCCCACTTGCTGCTATTTTTACGTTACTGATGTTTTATTTGGTACTTGTGTTGCTGTCTATGATATTTATTCCTTATGTATTTAGTCCTTTATCGCAGTTGGCAGATATTGACGTAGATGCTTTGGTACAATACTTA
Coding sequences:
- a CDS encoding DMT family transporter; amino-acid sequence: MKPILRNDYLQLHFIVFLFGFTGVLGKLISLPALPLVQYRVIFAALGMGAVAWWRSVDMRVSARQLFQLLGVGCIVAAHWFTFYYAIKISNVSVTLGCFASATLFTAILEPVLERKKISKLEIYIGILVIIGLYFITCFAIEYWQGIVVSVVSAFLSALFGVLNKQLVRSLPPVTISLYEMLASVLLLSIAVAATQQVVLPWEVAWSDYFWLLILSGLCTVYAFIGIVSLMQRLSAYTIVLAINMEPIYAIVLAAMLFKDSERMDWGFYAGAFILIATIFMYPMLQQKANHLSK